TGTACATGCTAACTGTGGGTAAATTCAACTGAGAAACAAGGTAGATGAGATAATATTTTATTGGAgtaacttctgctggtggaagaaACAGAGACAAACTTTCCACCAACTGAGgttagtccagtaaaagatgatcatctcccccaccttgtctccttCATAACCTGGGAGCAAGACAACTATCTCAATTGAAACATTACTGGGTTTGCATTCAGTTTATTGAGATTTCATAAATACAATGTGGGAAACAGCAAACAATAAATGAAAAAGATAAAGCCATGTGGGTTTAGAGTGATGAGAACTCACAGACGCTTGGCAAGAAGAGGGAATGATAAATCTCAAATGGAATAAATAAACACAGTCTCAGTTCTGTATGTGGAGCAAGTACATTTGTCTCCCAAATTTAAGATTTTCCTTCTGATCATTAATCCAGACTACAGGTCTCCATTTTACAACAACTTGATTTTACTGTTCACTTGTATCTCCTTTGAATTCATCATGAACCTATTGAAACTAGAACATATTTGAAATGTTGTGAacattcttttattattattttttaaactcatgGACTCATTTGTTACTTTCTACAAAGATTAAAGAAGTTAGGGATAACAAACAGGTTGCCCTCAAGGTTTGTGTCTTTGCTGCAGTGGtaaaaaataagataaaaatCATAGCAAAGGTTTTCATCCCCACCAGGGTCAtgtccctttctctctgctgTGTCCATGTGATTACCTAAGACACTAATTAGGGCCAGATTTCAAAAGGCATTTGGGCACCAAGTGGGATTTCCTAAAGCATCTGAGCCCTAACTcacaattgaagtcaatgagttttGGTGCtgagatgtttttgaaaatcccactaggaacCTTAATGCCTTTCGAAGTCCGGCCCTACACCTAGAATGTGCCATGACAATCACATGTCCACAGGAGATTTAAAGTATGAGACATTGAGCCACACTAAATAATAACTGCTCAAAAAAATCACCCATTTCTCATATACCAAGTAGTGTCTCAGCTGTAGCTCATCACAGTTCAtctgcccctgttccagctctAGTGATCGGACACAGTAAGGGGAGTGGAAAGCAGGGCGTCTCCAATCTGTGATTCTGCTCTGCCTTCCACTGCCTTTGCCCTATAATTAACTCCCACCTCCTCCTTTCCCTGGCAGATTTTCTCATCTCCCCTCACAAGCTCAACTCTGCATGTGTTCCATGAACACACATTCTAAGGCTTAGCTTGAAGAGACGGACTGGCTTTGCAACATTAGATGAATATGCACAGAATTGTGTTTGGCTGTAACTCTGTGAAATGGAGGGCATAGGGGTGTGTCGTGGTACAACACAGTGTCCCATTCACAGGGAATAatttgctggggggggcgggggcttgcAGGGAGGTACAGGTTAGACTTTCCCCTTAATTCATTATTAGGTCTAATTATCTGCAATAATTAATGTAACTCTCAGAAAGCATAAACAAATTTTTACAGCAGTATTATTCTGAATGTGAAGCATTAAGACCACCAAAAATGACTACTTAAATTTACACAGATGTTCTAGCAATTCTTAAATTAAATTATCACCAATATTGAACAATTAAATTTAATGGAACTGTTTAGTTGCCACTTACtccaaacaacaaaataaatcaatgcagtcttccaaaatcaaatattttatttattattctatcTACAGCAATGCCCAGATAACCACAAAGTATCTCTGTGTTTCCCTATAGAATGTAGGCACTATGTGATGTACATATTGAATTATATTGTATATTTACTAGCAGTTGTTTCTACTGAGGTTTTGCATATGCCAAGTGATGCTCTACATCTATTAAAGAGGCTCATAAAGCTGAATATCAGGAACGTTTTCTGATATTACAGGTACATTTCTCTGTCATTATCCCACTTCAGCATCATTCGTTGTGTTAAACGTTTCTTTACGTTAAATACTTCAGCTATACATTTGGTGTTCACGTTGGGCACATATGTTACTATTTAACCAAACAACATAATTTCctcttaaaatctctctttaaaaatcAACAAGTCCAGCCTTTGAAATACATGTTcattgcttttctctgaactcaGTCCAGGGGCAGAAGATGAAGAGAACAGAGCTGTATAAGGGGTCACAGAGGGCAGGGTGTGAAGGAGCTAGGGAAGCACAGGTGCAGTGAAGCTCGAAATTGAGACAACAGGATTGTGTTCATGTTAGCTAGTGCAGAAATTTAAGACAACTCATCTCTAGGTGTAGAAATATGATGGTCACTTTGGCCTTGTAAAGTTCCATTGTCTTTTCTGAGGCATATAAAAGTAAAAGAACATAAgcatgaccatactgggtcagaccaaaagtccatctagcccagtaccttgtcttctgacagtggccaatgccaggtgcttcagagggattgaacagaacaggtaatcatcaagtgatccatctcctgtcgcccattcccagcttctggcaaacagaggctagggacaccatccctgcccgtcctggctaatagacattcatggacctgtcctccatgaacttatctcataATTTTTGAACGTTACTATattcttggtcttcacaacatcctctggcaaagatttccccaggttgactgtgtattgtgagaagaaatacagccttttgtttgttttaaatctgctgcctattaatttcatttggtgatccctagttcttgagttatgggaaggagtaaataacacttccttattcactctcTCCAGACCAGTTTCCCTCTTCTTTGTAACCATTTACCTCACCATTCCCCTTGTTCTTCCCTCCACAGAATGTATCTGAGACAGGAAACATCCAACCAAACCATCCTTACCGAGTTCCTTCTCCTGGGTTTCTCCAACATCCGAAAGTTGCAGATTTTACACTTTGTGGTGTTTCTAGTGATTTATCTGACAGCTCTGATCGGGAATCTTTTCATCCTCACAGCTGTAGCTGTGGACCGCCACCTgaacacccccatgtacttcttcttGGGCAACTTATCCTTCCTAGACATGTGCTACATTTCCATCACTGTCCCCAAGTCCATGGCCAATTCCCTAACCAACGACAGACAGATCTCTTTCTCTGGATGTGTTGCCCAAGTCTCCTTGGTCGTCACCTTAGTTATTACTGAGATGACCCTCCTGGTGGTCATGGCATACGACCAGTACATTGCAATCTGCCATCCTCTTCATTACAGGGTCATCATGAACAAAGGCACCTGTGCCCAGATGGCAGCTGGTTCTTGGATTGGCAGTGCAATCTATGCAGCCTTTCACACTGGTAACACCTTTAGGTTGCCCTTTTGCCAGTCCAATGCAATTGGTCAGTTCTTCTGCGATATCCCACAGTTACTGAAAATCTCTTGCTCTGATACTCTCTCTAATGAAATTTTGCTTCTTGCCTGTGTTATATTCTTGTGTTTCGT
This genomic interval from Lepidochelys kempii isolate rLepKem1 chromosome 13, rLepKem1.hap2, whole genome shotgun sequence contains the following:
- the LOC140896696 gene encoding olfactory receptor 14A16-like; translation: MYLRQETSNQTILTEFLLLGFSNIRKLQILHFVVFLVIYLTALIGNLFILTAVAVDRHLNTPMYFFLGNLSFLDMCYISITVPKSMANSLTNDRQISFSGCVAQVSLVVTLVITEMTLLVVMAYDQYIAICHPLHYRVIMNKGTCAQMAAGSWIGSAIYAAFHTGNTFRLPFCQSNAIGQFFCDIPQLLKISCSDTLSNEILLLACVIFLCFVCFGLVIMSYTCIFSTILMIPSVQGKHKTFSTCLPHMTVVGLFLSTRMLTYMKPNSGSSTYYDLLASVLYTVLPPAMNPLIYSLRNKKIKEALSKIGDMKKRLFLIALGN